TAACGTCTATCCTCGCTGTAGCGGGCCCTTCAGCGCTTCTTTTTGTGGACTCTACAGTACGCCTACCCCGGATTGTCAACCTGAACCCCCTTCGGcagccaacagcaacaattACGCTTGGCTCTGGGCGGCCTTTTGTAGCTTTAGGTCCCAGTCCCTGATCTGATCAGCTGATGATCTCTCCCCTTTGAAGACCTGCGCTACAGATAGAGCTGCGACCTCTTTCCAGCTCCCACTCTCTCCCGCAGATCTCTACTTAGCTTTGCGATTCAACGTATAACCTTGACCATCTCACTCGACTAATAACCGTTGTATCGCTATTGTTACACCATTCGACTCGACTTCAATACCGTGACTCATATTTTTTTGGTGCCATGGCTGTCTCTGTCGCCTGAATTTTGGCTCTTGGCGGCGCTTCCACGATGCGATAGATTCAGCCCCCTCCTTTGTCTCCAACTACTTCCACTCGTTCCTCGATATCTCACGCTGTACCACATCGTCTTACGCGCATATTCGCCCAACCTCATTCTCGATTCGAGTCGTACCGACGTTTCCAACGCCTTCTCCTTGGCTACGCGCCTTTGTGCTTCCCAAACATCCCTTTCAGGAGGCTTGCCGTTTCTCACCTGTAGCCACTCACATCCGCCGCCTCCATGATGACCTCGGCCATTAGGCCTTCGTCACAAGTGTCTATTTCGGGCAGTGGCACCGCCACCATGGCCGCCAGCCAGCTTCAACCGTTAACGTATGACGGGGGTGAGTTGCGAATCGTCCTTGTGCCAACATCCGACGATGGGAACGACGCTTCAGAACATGACATTGGAGGATCAGAGGTCGACCGCCGGTTTTCGTCCGACAGTTATAGATCATATAGAGCGCCGAACCAATCCATTCCGACACACCCTATCCCGTCTTTACAGGATGCCTTTGCCGAATCTCTGGACGAGGTCACATCCGAGACCGAAGGACCCGGTAAACCTAAATTGAGAGAACTTGATGCACAAGGTCGTCGGGGAAGATTATTAGAACAGGCTGCTGAGGACGAACCATTCGACACCTTATGGCGTTATCGACCTGGACAGCAACAGCATGAGATGTACAAACTCATCTCACAAATTACATTTGGTGTATACCTCTTGCTCAATAGTTTGGCTGCCGATAATGGTCAAGTCGTAACCATTCTTCAAGGTCATattgatgaggttgatgagtttCTCGAGGTGATGCTTGAAGACTTTGCGCAGGCTCACAAGGATCTCACAGAGCGCAtcgctcttcttcagcttcccATGGCCAACAGACAAGCCTTCGAAAACATGCTTGAAGATCGGACCTTCAGAGCAAAGATTCTTGCCGGGAATGAGAGGATCGACCATATCCTGGCTCGAACGAATGCTGCCATGAAGCAATGGGACGACGATATTGATGCTGGACTTCGTTCTAGTGAAGCCTTTATGGAATGGCTCAATGAACATAAGAATATTAAATGGCCAGAGTCCGAGCCTGATCTGGACAGTATTTATCGGGCTATGAAGGGCAACGCTGATGGCTGGCTCAACACTTTCGACGACTTGAACAATCAGGCACAGGATCTGAACGGATTGGTTATAAAACTCATGACTATCGTGGCTGAAATGGAGAAGACGGCTGGCGAGGTTAGCCGCAAGACCTGGGTAAGTTGGTTTCAGCCTTGTTTCTTTCCTGTGCTAACGTGTTGAAAGGCAACCATCCCTCCGTTCACTATCCCGGTCGACGAGCCAAAGTCTGAAGAGCCTGCTCAAGTCGACTCTCCGTCGACAAGATCCAATACGAAATCGCTTACGCCCGTGGCCAGCATTCGTAGTGGTGAGAGTCATCGTGCATCCCACATGACGCAAGACGATCCCGAAGTGAAATGCCCAGCGGCGGGCGACCTGGCTTGGGGATGGACAGAGGAGGTGATCGAGACCGAGGTGCGAGGGAAGTAACACAGGTACTTGTTCCCCCAACGAACGAGGAGAAGCTCCGAACGATCTTCATAAACGGCATTCCCGAAGGCTTGGGCGGCGATGAAGGGATCTTACGACTCTTGGGTGCTTGTGGAAAGCTGCATAAGTGGGATTCTGAAGCTAGTGTCACAGAAGACCATAAAGGCGTTAAGTTTGGTTTCAGTGATGCAAATAGCGGTTTCGACGATGGGCCTTTATATATCCTTCAACCCAAGGTCTACACCCCAAAATCCGCCGCAGCTCCTGTGGCTCCAGGCCCTGAGACGCCTCGTTTCGAAGAAACGAGTCAAAGACGAACTATAACACCTTCTACTATACATATCCCTGCTCCcgaagaagttgaggaaCAGACTCACAGACGAACGCTCACCCAGACTGTTCAGGATGCAATGGGACTGCAGAAGCGGACCTCATTGCGGCAACGAGTCTCATTGAAGAAGAATCCACCTGAGTCGATTCACATCCCTCCACGCACCTACGCCGAGCCGCCACCCAGCCGCCCATCTCCCTCTAATACAGCACCCCGTACGGCCAGATCTCATGCGCCCGATTACACCCTTGGCTCCGATCTCGAAGTACAGCAGCCTCATCGACTTCCCCGAGCAATCTCACATGCAGACTtctcatcaactcaatccCATGTCCCTGTGATGCCTTCACCTCACTCCGAGCATCACCAGTTCTATCATAATACGATTCCTGTCCGTGCATCGCCTCATTCTCCTCTACAGCAGAGACCTCATACTGCCGGCCCAGCAGATGTCCAATATCGCCCCTCAGGATATTTCCAAGGTCATCAACGTAACCAGCCTTCTCGAATGGGCGGTATGAGTACTCTCAGTAGTGTCACAACAGCGACCTACGATGATGCCGCTACTGTTACTTCACGAGCTACTACCCAGGCCGGAGGAAAGCGAgttaagaagaagaagagtgcATTTGGATGGCTTAAGAAGGCATTCAGTCTTGATGAGGACGAAAAGGCGGATTATGAAGCACGCAAGGCCATGCAGTACCAGAACCAATACAATAATCAGTATTACGAGGGACACAGTCCCAAGTTCTTGGATGGAAAGAGAATTCGGTAGCGTGGGCAGATGAGGGATTCTGGATATTTGAGCTTTTGACGCGGTTAAATACTCGATCAAAAGTGTCTCCTATTTCACGCAAAACTTCATTTGCGAATTGATACCCGGCGACGACGCTCGCCTGATTTTGCGCATAAGCGTTCCTCACTCATTTACTTTGTCACTTGGATGCTCTCAGCATTACAGCATCTGCACATCTTTTGGAAATATCATTGATGGCATTACATTCCTACGAAAATTTTCTTTCTACTTGGCATGCCAGATTCTTCGGCCAGCGATGAAGGCGTTTCTGGTTTGGGCACTACGGTTAGGAAGATGCTTAATCTATCTTGCATCTTCATGTTTTTAGGACAGATTTAGGGCCATTTGATGGAAGGGACGAAGTTGGATGTTGCTGAAGGATCTATAAAAGAGTTAAAGCCTGAAATGTCACGATGATGGCATTCCAGTATATTACAAATTTACGTATCAATGACCATACAGATCAGTCTCTGAGAATGAATGCTTGGAAATGTCCCATTCGCCATGGACATGTGTGATTCAGATGTGAAGACACCCGATGTATTTACTCTGCTATGGCAGGAATTGAACTCATATACTCATATGCTTGTAATCTATGCTTCCAAATGCAGACCAAAGCAATGTCCTTCAGCATATCTCTTTGGCCAGCTATGTAATCTGTTATTCCCCAAACCCATAACTCTTGACGCGACTAAAGAAGAATGGCTTGTCGTTCTTCAAGCCAAACTCACCCCAGTCATCCGTCAACTTATTGTAGCTGTAGAAACCACGCCAGATAAGTTTGTTGTTACGGGACCCCTTGCCAGCACTTCGCATAGAGAGGTCCATGCGATACATGTACTTGGATCCTACGCCCTCGGTCTCAATAAAGACATCACCTTCTGGATCACGGTCTCGATCATGCTTGCCAATCGCTGGACCGGGTCGGTCTGTATCAGAGCCTTCATCGCGGTCAGCAGCGGTGGACAGGCGCCAGCGACCGCGAAGAGCGAGAGCCATGACGGCGGAGGGGAGATGGGGCTGTGCAACGCCGCGGTGGACGTTGAGCTCCTCGCGAGTCATGTGGTGCACGACATCTGCGGGTTCGGCGgtgctgagaaggctgatgAGTGTACCATCACGGAAGAAACGGAGGTATCGATAGTATGTAACGATATGAATGGGACTGCCCCACGTAGGCTGATTAGTTGAGGCTTGTCCAGTGCGAACATAGTTGACTGTGGAGATATAGCAGCCATTGAAACGAATTCGTGGTCGTGAGCGGAAAAGCTGCTTCCAGGTTGGGTATACAGAGGGTATAAGAGACTCTGTGAAAGCAATGTTGGCGTCGTGCTTCCGCTGTGCAAGCTCAGAGGGGCTGATTACGAAACCATCCTGAATCTCAGGGCCTTCTTGTTCCTCCTCTGGCAGTTCGTCCCACTCGACGCCCTTTTCGAAACGGTAGATCTGTGAGCTGAAACCAACTTCTGGACCAAGAGCTACACGGCGCCAGATGCGCTGCTCTGAAGCAACAAGGTACGCGAGACGCTTGCACGCTCGGGATAAGCGGGCGAAGTCTCCGACATCTGTGATTGCAACGTCGCGGAGGATGTGGATGAGGATCTCATCAGGAAGATCGGCCACAGGACAGGGTGGCTGGGGCATGCCCTCGATAGGAGGAGGGGCAGGCTCGATTTTCAACCTGGAGAAGCTGGCGATGAGTTCACCTATAGGTAGAGGCTTTGCTTCTACAACCTCTTCTGACTTGGGCGGTTGAGGAGCCTCTGGTGCTGATGCTTTAGTAGCTGTAGGTGAGACAGGTCGCGGGGCTGTTTTTTGGGGGAAATGCTTCTCACGATATCTCCGATCAACACCATTGTCAAGCTGTAGGTGCGTTAGTAGGGTTTCGAATAAGCAGAATTGAAATCACATACTCTGTAAGCTTTGCGGTAGAGCTTGAGACTATCGCCCATATTACCCTGGTCCTCCTTATGCATCGCCTCCTCAAAATGATCCAGGGCAGAAACGAGTTTCTTTCCCTTCCGATCATGATGAACATCCTGCGGTGCTTGAGCTACAGGCTCATCTTGATCGAAAGCACGGCTTTGAACATAATCATCGTCACCGTCATCCGCTGGCGCAGGTACATGCTTGTGTGGCAACGATGAGATAGGACCATGATGAGGTCGTCTTGAGGGTCCAGCCGGAGCCTCAACAGTTTCTGGGTGTTCACTCCTCGTTCTTAGATCTGAGATCCATTTCTGTCGGAAAGACTCGAGTTCCGAGTCGAGCTCGTTTGTGCTTGATGTCATGATGCTCTCTTGTCCGTTATGTCCGAAGTTTATCTTAGAAGCAGTAGGTTATTCATTACAATAAATTCATTATCACGTTGAGGCTATAAAGAGCAAACGTTCGCCGATTGAGTcaagtgaggatgagggagaTTGATTAGGGACAGGGGTTGGATTTGAAGGTGGTCGATGATAAGTCGTGATGGATGATGCAAAGAGCACGAATAGAATGCTGTGTGTGGTTCGCCGGCCGAGTCATAGTGGGCGATCGATTACGGTGGATGGATTAGGTTAGTGTGGTCAAGAGACGGTGAATGGGCATTACAAATCCAAACGTTGATCAACACAGAACGATATTGAGTGCGGTTTGAAAGTGAATTAGGTAAAATTACCAGGCCATTCACTCATTCGAATCATCTCAAGCATCTATGCAGAGCATATCGGACCCGTTGTGGTGGCAGTTGCATTGAACATCATGCAACTAGATTTCTTGATGCTTATTTACATACCCTATAACTGATGGTGTTACTGTTTGCGCCCACGTCTTTGCTCTTGGATAGAATTAGTATCTGAATTGGGCTTTAGTAGAATTAGGATATTTTCATATATTCTTATTCCTGAACGTTAACTGAACAACTCAATGTAGTGGAAGTGAGTAGAGTTCTCTGCGTACCTATCACCCCATAGTGGTAGAACGTTAAAAttatcttcaacttcaaagcCAGTCTACCAAGATATTTCGAAACCACTTTTGACCGAATACCGGCTATTGATTGGTGTCATTATCTTTGCTTAATGTACTTGCTCGTGAATTTCTAAACGATCGCTTGGTAATCTCAAGTCTTCAGCGTCATCGAGCGTCATGCCAACGTCGTCTCACAGACGGTATAAGATCTCGAAGTGGGCGCGAGAAAGAGATGGCTCACCACTGAAAGAAACATAAAAACACCTTTATTTAAAACCTTACTATAAAGCCTATCAGGATGGACCGTGCCTTCTATACTGCCCCTCTCGACAATGGTGTGAGCATCGCTTATACTGATACCAAGCCTGATGGGAATGAGAAAGGCGTTGTGGTCTTGATTCATGGTTTCCCTCAGACTTCGTATCAGTTTCGAAAAGTCATCGGTCCTATCTCCTCAGCTGGGTAAGCAATATGGGTCGAAAGAATTCCTAGATACTCACAGTTCTTAGATATCGGGTGATCACCCCAGATTACCGTGGAGCTGGATACTCGCACAGAACTCAGACAGGCTTCACCAAGACCGCCATGGCGTCAGATATCttgcagcttcttgaccatctcTCTATCAAAGATTCAGTCCACATTGTCGGGCATGATATTGGCGGTATGATAGCATATACCTTTGCCTCACGATACTCCGACCGTACAGCATCTGTCATCTGGGGGGAATGTCCCCTCCCAGGAACTCAAGCCCACGAGGACACATGGAAAATACACGGTGTTCAGCATTTCCACTTCTGGTTCCACCAAGTTCTCGATCTCCCCGAAGCTCTCGTCTCAGGCAGGGAGGAGATCTACCTCGGCCACTTCTACGACAAATACTCGTACAACTCATCAGCAATTACCCAAGAGGACTTGAACTACTATGTCAAAATGTTTAGTCGCCCCGGTGCTCTCCGCTGTGGTTTTAATATCTATAGAGAGTTTGGGACAGATTCAGAAGAGAATCGTGAGTGGGTTGCCAAGAATGGAAAATGTAAAGTGAGGGCGTTGGGGCTTAATGGCGGGATGAATCAGTTCAGTGAGATGGCCGAGCAGATGATGGGGGAAGTTCATGAAAAGGGCACTTTTAGTGTTGCTTCGGTGCCTGAGAGTGGACACTGGATTGCAGAGGAGAATCCTGAAGGGTTTGTGAAGGCAGTGCTTGAGTTTGTTGGAAAGGAGTAGATAATGCTTGGGAGGGAGATTGATAATAAGAGATTGATAATCTTATCAAAACGATCAGCAGCCAGGTGTGCTTAACGTTACACTCTCACAAGATCTTCTGCTTGTCTTTAGAAGATACCATTATAACAGATTATGGTTTCAAACAAATAGCATCATTAGATTTCTCGTATCAAGGGGCCTGAGATTCgattatttattattttgCTCTTCACAACGTCTTGGTCCCTGCGCCACTTACAGAGCTCGCTGAAGCTCTAACAACCCTTTTGTCCAAGAGATATGCATGAAACCAATCAAAACCCTCCGTGACATCATGCTACGGAAATCTGCGGCTCTCAGAAAGCCCAGGGAAGCAGGTGACAGCTAAAATGACCGCATACTCACGGTACGTACCTCGCAGGGCGCAAACCGTTTTTTTGTGTACCAATCCCCGATGCTCCGACCCCGGGCTTAGCAAAACATTGGGGGGCGATATCGCCATAATTTTTTTGTTTATGTGCTTGGTAAGACGTGAATGCGATAAGTAAAATAAAGAGCAAACTATACAGAACATCTATGAAATACTAAGAGAGCATCGGTCATTgacttctcctctttctgGGTCGCACTACTAAAGCGCAATTTGATCGAGTGCGATACTAGCCGACCGACCGACAGACCGAATCGTTTTCTCCTACTCCGGCCGGCCTCGGGGATTTCATCCGGAGAGTctgtctttttcttttttattcCACAGCAAAGACACCTTATCAATCAGCTTTCGGCATTCAAATTCCAGAACGGAACTCTAAAAAAATAAATCTCAGCGTCGCAAACATAACGTATCATCGATTGTTTTGTTCAGGGACAAAAGGGTGCTTTTTTCTCTACCGTTAGATCGCCACTCCTGCGAAACCTCTCCACCAAAAACCGCTACCATCgagtcatcgtcatcgacaCCTCAGCTTGCCTTTCCTTATCTCGACAACCAACACataccttcttctccttctttctcCCTGAGATTCCAGTactcttctttttcatcaGACTTTGATCCGGTTCTCTCACCAATTGCTCGACCATGAACTGAAGAGAATAGTATATACTCGAATTACCCCAAAAATGGCCACTGCCGGCACAAATCGCCCCAGTGGCTACGACCACCACAATCACCACCAGAACCCCCTCCAAGCCGATGACGAGTTTTCGCTACGCCATATGATGGATGCCGAGCCGACGGGCCCCAACGACGGGAGGGATATCCTCAGTGGGAGTAAATCAATACCGGCGGCGGGAGCTGGGAGCAGCAATAATGGAGTTGTTGATATCACAGCGACGCAAAAGATGGTGTCGGCCATGTCGGGCAGTTTATTAACGTCATTGCTTGGTATGTCTCTCTTTTCATCCTGTATCAGGTTTATGCTAATTACTGTTGCACAGTTACACCCCTCGATGTCGTCCGCGTGCGACTCCAGTCGCAAAAGGCTCCTCGATCGACCGTTGATTTCTCTAAACTCGCAATTACCACCACCTCGCTCTCCCCCGCCCAAACCGCCGAACTCGGTATCACATCCTGCTGTCGAGAAGTCTTTTTCTCCGGTGGCAACGCCGAATTCTGTCTCGCTGCGCCTAGGATAGACGGTATCGTCGCGCCTCCAGCACCCGCCGAATGTGCCGTCGAAGAGGTACAACGCCGAACCTTCAGCTCTACTTTTGACGGTCTGCGAAAGATTGCCCGCAACGAGGGCGTTACAACTCTCTGGCGAGGATTATCGCCCACACTCGTCATGGCAGTTCCTTCGAATATCATCTACTTTACTGGTTACGATTATTTGCGATTTAACCCGAAGAGTCCGTTTTCGCACTTTTCCGATACATCGGCACCTTTGACTGCTGGATCAGCTGCGCGTGTCCTAGCAGCCACCGCCGTGAGCCCGATCGAACTTGTCAAGACACGAATGCAGGCCGCTCATGGAGCATCGACAACAAATCACCTTGTGGAAGCCTTCGAGAGTGTGAAGGAGATGGTGGGATCGCATGGATATACTGCATTATGGAGAGGCTTGACATTGACCCTTTGGCGAGATGTCCCTTTCTCAGGTCTCTACTGGTGGGGATACGAGTCGATACGATCAAGACTGACGGATTATCGTGAGCAACGCCATGGCCACTCATTACCATTCGAGGAGGATCTGTCTGAAGCAAGGAGGAGATCGCAGGTACAGGAGAACCACACCGAAACCTTCGTGGATGCCTTCACAGCTGGTGCTCTGTCAGGGGCATTCGCCTCGTTCGTCACAACACCTTTCGACGTCGGAAAGACACGAACACAGATCTACCAAGACAGCTCCAAAAAGGCCAAACAAAGCAGTGCCAGCGCAGTAGCAGCCCCCGAGGAGCGCAGTATGGTACGCCTCCTCTGGCACATCTTCAAGACCGAAGGAGCCTCAGGACTATGGAAGGGATGGATCCCACGAACCCTCAAGGTTGCTCCAGCATGCGCTATCATGATCAGCAGCTACGAGGTAGGCAAGCGAGCGTTCCGCGGAGTTAACGAGCGACGTCTTCACAGCTCCAACGATCGTTCGTGATGAAAAATGAACAAAGATGAATAGGATGGAAAAAGGAAATACCCCCAAAACAACGGAGAGGAAATAGATGAATTTGGCGTTATAGGGGAGGAGGTGAAACAAGAACTCTTCTCCTTGGAATTGGCAATTGCTGTTGCGATTGGTTTTTTCGTATTCTTGACGATAGACGGAGCTCTGTACCAAATATGAGCGATAGATAATAATTGTAAAATATATGTAAGATCAGAGATGCTAGCATCATGGGTTGTCCTCGTTTAGGCGTGACTATTAAACACATAGTACAGCAAATGTACTTTGAGTGACTAACGATAATATGAAACTTCTGGACGTAGAATATAAAGAATCTGTCAGTATCGACGACATGTAATTGATTTCTTGCGAGTCTGTAGCTCTGGGCATCTGAACCCAAAGTTGGGCAATATTCAGTTATCGAGGCCGCGATTCACAACGAAAAGTGGGACTTTGAAGACTTCAATCTTCAACATTTGGGTCTCAATATCATCAGACTTGGACAAATACCTACTTAAGAATAATAGTgatataatttaactatTCAAGGTGAGTTTACAAACATATTCCAATTTCCTGGTTTCAATCTCCGGGCTGTTACACTTGACGATACCAAGAACTCATCAAATTCTTCACATCCCATCCTCAATCTCACTAACACTCATCATAGCCATCATGTACTCACTCAGCTGCGCCGACGGCCTCTCCCTCGGCAGAGACGTATACGTCCTCGACATACACAGGACATCTGTTGGTCTCGCTTCTATTTCATCAGACCAGTTCCTCTCTGTTCTCGACCCAGCTCGTCTCTCAGCAGGTCCTCAGCGTCGTCTGCCCACCCAGCATGGCAACTTGACCACATTGCGGGTGTTTGATAGCAATGCTTCGATTGTGTGTACCGCTGGTGAGAATGGAACTGTTGGTGTGTGGGATTTGAGACAGGGTGCGAATGTTGTGCAGTTTCAAGGCAAGTTGTAGATTCGAATGAAGTCATGGGTAGGAGAGTTGCTGATTGTGAGTGTAGCTAGCCAAGCCCCTATTCTATCTATGGCTTGTAGTCTTGATACACAGACTATCGCCGTAGGAACAGAA
This genomic stretch from Fusarium oxysporum f. sp. lycopersici 4287 chromosome 2, whole genome shotgun sequence harbors:
- a CDS encoding hypothetical protein (At least one base has a quality score < 10) yields the protein MTSSTNELDSELESFRQKWISDLRTRSEHPETVEAPAGPSRRPHHGPISSLPHKHVPAPADDGDDDYVQSRAFDQDEPVAQAPQDVHHDRKGKKLVSALDHFEEAMHKEDQGNMGDSLKLYRKAYRLDNGVDRRYREKHFPQKTAPRPVSPTATKASAPEAPQPPKSEEVVEAKPLPIGELIASFSRLKIEPAPPPIEGMPQPPCPVADLPDEILIHILRDVAITDVGDFARLSRACKRLAYLVASEQRIWRRVALGPEVGFSSQIYRFEKGVEWDELPEEEQEGPEIQDGFVISPSELAQRKHDANIAFTESLIPSVYPTWKQLFRSRPRIRFNGCYISTVNYVRTGQASTNQPTWGSPIHIVTYYRYLRFFRDGTLISLLSTAEPADVVHHMTREELNVHRGVAQPHLPSAVMALALRGRWRLSTAADRDEGSDTDRPGPAIGKHDRDRDPEGDVFIETEGVGSKYMYRMDLSMRSAGKGSRNNKLIWRGFYSYNKLTDDWGEFGLKNDKPFFFSRVKSYGFGE
- a CDS encoding hypothetical protein (At least one base has a quality score < 10), yielding MTSSTNELDSELESFRQKWISDLRTRSEHPETVEAPAGPSRRPHHGPISSLPHKHVPAPADDGDDDYVQSRAFDQDEPVAQAPQDVHHDRKGKKLVSALDHFEEAMHKEDQGNMGDSLKLYRKAYRLDNGVDRRYREKHFPQKTAPRPVSPTATKASAPEAPQPPKSEEVVEAKPLPIGELIASFSRLKIEPAPPPIEGMPQPPCPVADLPDEILIHILRDVAITDVGDFARLSRACKRLAYLVASEQRIWRRVALGPEVGFSSQIYRFEKGVEWDELPEEEQEGPEIQDGFSLLYPLYTQPGSSFSAHDHEFVSMAAISPQSTMFALDKPQLISLRGAVPFISLHTIDTSVSSVMVHSSAFSAPPNPQMSCTT
- a CDS encoding hypothetical protein (At least one base has a quality score < 10), giving the protein MTSSTNELDSELESFRQKWISDLRTRSEHPETVEAPAGPSRRPHHGPISSLPHKHVPAPADDGDDDYVQSRAFDQDEPVAQAPQDVHHDRKGKKLVSALDHFEEAMHKEDQGNMGDSLKLYRKAYRLDNGVDRRYQAPQPPKSEEVVEAKPLPIGELIASFSRLKIEPAPPPIEGMPQPPCPVADLPDEILIHILRDVAITDVGDFARLSRACKRLAYLVASEQRIWRRVALGPEVGFSSQIYRFEKGVEWDELPEEEQEGPEIQDGFVISPSELAQRKHDANIAFTESLIPSVYPTWKQLFRSRPRIRFNGCYISTVNYVRTGQASTNQPTWGSPIHIVTYYRYLRFFRDGTLISLLSTAEPADVVHHMTREELNVHRGVAQPHLPSAVMALALRGRWRLSTAADRDEGSDTDRPGPAIGKHDRDRDPEGDVFIETEGVGSKYMYRMDLSMRSAGKGSRNNKLIWRGFYSYNKLTDDWGEFGLKNDKPFFFSRVKSYGFGE
- a CDS encoding hypothetical protein (At least one base has a quality score < 10); protein product: MMTSAIRPSSQVSISGSGTATMAASQLQPLTYDGGELRIVLVPTSDDGNDASEHDIGGSEVDRRFSSDSYRSYRAPNQSIPTHPIPSLQDAFAESLDEVTSETEGPGKPKLRELDAQGRRGRLLEQAAEDEPFDTLWRYRPGQQQHEMYKLISQITFGVYLLLNSLAADNGQVVTILQGHIDEVDEFLEVMLEDFAQAHKDLTERIALLQLPMANRQAFENMLEDRTFRAKILAGNERIDHILARTNAAMKQWDDDIDAGLRSSEAFMEWLNEHKNIKWPESEPDLDSIYRAMKGNADGWLNTFDDLNNQAQDLNGLVIKLMTIVAEMEKTAGEVSRKTWATIPPFTIPVDEPKSEEPAQVDSPSTRSNTKSLTPVASIRSGESHRASHMTQDDPEVKCPAAGDLAWGWTEEVLVPPTNEEKLRTIFINGIPEGLGGDEGILRLLGACGKLHKWDSEASVTEDHKGVKFGFSDANSGFDDGPLYILQPKVYTPKSAAAPVAPGPETPRFEETSQRRTITPSTIHIPAPEEVEEQTHRRTLTQTVQDAMGLQKRTSLRQRVSLKKNPPESIHIPPRTYAEPPPSRPSPSNTAPRTARSHAPDYTLGSDLEVQQPHRLPRAISHADFSSTQSHVPVMPSPHSEHHQFYHNTIPVRASPHSPLQQRPHTAGPADVQYRPSGYFQGHQRNQPSRMGGMSTLSSVTTATYDDAATVTSRATTQAGGKRVKKKKSAFGWLKKAFSLDEDEKADYEARKAMQYQNQYNNQYYEGHSPKFLDGKRIR